A stretch of the Psychroserpens sp. Hel_I_66 genome encodes the following:
- the rpsB gene encoding 30S ribosomal protein S2 encodes MEKVVVKDLLDAGVHFGHLTRKWDPNMAPYIYMERNGIHIINLYKTQAKIQETGEALHKIAASGKKILFVATKKQAKDIVAEKAGSVNMPYITERWPGGMLTNFVTIRKAVKKMTMIDRMKKDGTFNSLSKKERLQVDRQRAKLEKNLGSISDMTRLPGALFVVDIKREHIAIKEAQKLNIPIFAMVDTNSDPREVDYLIPANDDASKSIECIMSVVASAVADGLTERKSDKADKDAKSEKSPAAKKEAKADKKAEPKKAKAKVAANEEEE; translated from the coding sequence ATGGAAAAAGTAGTAGTAAAAGACTTACTTGACGCAGGTGTACACTTTGGTCACCTAACAAGAAAATGGGATCCAAACATGGCTCCTTACATTTATATGGAACGTAATGGTATCCATATCATCAACCTTTACAAAACACAAGCAAAAATTCAAGAAACTGGAGAAGCACTTCACAAAATTGCAGCTTCTGGTAAAAAAATCTTGTTTGTTGCAACAAAAAAACAAGCTAAAGACATCGTTGCTGAAAAAGCAGGAAGTGTAAACATGCCTTACATTACAGAGCGTTGGCCTGGTGGAATGTTAACCAACTTCGTAACGATTAGAAAAGCGGTTAAGAAAATGACAATGATTGATCGTATGAAAAAAGACGGTACATTCAACTCATTATCTAAAAAAGAACGTTTACAAGTTGATCGTCAACGTGCTAAACTAGAAAAGAATTTAGGTTCTATCTCTGATATGACACGTTTACCTGGCGCATTATTTGTTGTTGATATCAAGCGTGAGCACATCGCCATTAAAGAAGCACAAAAATTAAATATTCCAATCTTTGCAATGGTAGATACAAACTCAGACCCTCGTGAAGTAGATTATTTAATCCCAGCAAATGACGATGCATCAAAATCTATAGAATGTATTATGTCTGTAGTAGCATCTGCAGTAGCAGACGGTTTGACAGAACGTAAATCTGATAAGGCTGACAAAGACGCTAAAAGTGAAAAATCACCAGCAGCTAAAAAAGAGGCAAAAGCAGATAAAAAAGCAGAGCCTAAAAAAGCGAAAGCTAAAGTAGCAGCAAACGAAGAAGAAGAATAA
- a CDS encoding ABC-F family ATP-binding cassette domain-containing protein → MISVDNLAVEFSGQTLFSDVSFTINADDKIALMGKNGAGKSTMMKIIAGVQNPTRGNVRTPKDAVIAYLPQHLLTEDNTTVFDEASKAFSHVFEMRDEMEGLNKQLETRTDYESDEYMKIIERVSDLGEKYYALEDVNYDAEVEKALKGLGFKQDDFNRQTNEFSGGWRMRIELAKILLQKPDLILLDEPTNHIDIESVIWLEDFLVNKANAVVVISHDRAFIDNITNRTIEVTMGRIYDYKAKYTHYLQLREDRRAHQIKAYQEQQKFIADNQAFIDRFKGTYSKTNQVTSRERMLEKLQIIEIDDVDTSALKLRFPPTQRSGDYPVTIKEVSKSYGNHTVFKNANMSISRGEKVCFVGRNGEGKSTMIKAILGEIEVEGTCSLGHNVKVGYFAQNQAALLDENLTIFQTVDEVAKGDVRTQIKNILGRFMFKGDDIDKKVSMLSGGEKTRLAMVKLLLEPVNLLILDEPTNHLDLKSKDVLKEALQDFDGTLILVSHDRDFLQGLAKKVFEFKDQRVIEHFETVDAFLERNRVESIRALDL, encoded by the coding sequence ATGATTTCAGTAGATAATTTAGCAGTAGAATTTAGTGGTCAAACGTTATTTAGTGACGTGTCTTTTACCATTAATGCAGACGATAAAATAGCCTTAATGGGTAAAAACGGAGCAGGGAAATCCACAATGATGAAAATTATTGCAGGTGTCCAAAATCCTACCCGCGGAAATGTGAGAACTCCAAAAGATGCTGTCATAGCCTATTTACCGCAACATTTGCTTACAGAAGATAATACTACAGTCTTTGATGAAGCTTCCAAAGCCTTTAGTCATGTATTTGAAATGCGCGACGAGATGGAAGGCTTAAATAAACAGCTCGAAACCAGAACCGATTATGAATCTGATGAGTACATGAAAATTATTGAGCGTGTTTCAGATTTAGGTGAGAAATATTATGCTTTAGAAGATGTGAACTACGATGCTGAAGTTGAAAAAGCACTCAAAGGTTTGGGATTTAAACAGGATGATTTTAATAGACAAACCAATGAGTTTTCGGGAGGCTGGCGCATGCGTATTGAGCTTGCTAAAATCCTGCTTCAAAAACCAGATTTAATTTTACTGGACGAGCCAACCAATCATATTGATATAGAGTCTGTGATTTGGTTAGAGGATTTTTTAGTCAATAAAGCCAATGCTGTGGTTGTGATTTCTCATGACAGGGCGTTCATTGATAATATTACCAATCGTACTATTGAAGTGACTATGGGTCGCATTTATGATTATAAAGCAAAGTACACGCATTATTTGCAATTGCGTGAGGATAGGAGAGCTCATCAAATTAAAGCCTATCAAGAGCAGCAAAAGTTTATTGCAGATAACCAAGCGTTTATTGATCGTTTTAAAGGCACGTACTCTAAAACCAATCAAGTGACATCCCGTGAGCGCATGTTGGAAAAATTACAGATTATAGAAATTGATGATGTGGATACTTCTGCTTTAAAGTTGAGGTTCCCACCAACGCAGCGATCGGGAGATTATCCAGTCACTATTAAAGAGGTGTCTAAATCCTACGGAAACCATACGGTTTTCAAAAATGCAAATATGTCGATCTCCAGAGGCGAAAAAGTCTGTTTTGTGGGAAGAAATGGTGAAGGTAAATCAACCATGATCAAAGCTATTTTAGGAGAAATCGAAGTAGAAGGCACTTGCAGTTTGGGTCACAATGTTAAGGTTGGTTATTTTGCTCAAAACCAAGCAGCGTTATTAGACGAAAACTTGACGATTTTCCAAACGGTTGATGAAGTTGCCAAAGGCGACGTGCGAACCCAAATTAAAAACATTCTCGGTCGCTTTATGTTTAAAGGTGATGACATAGATAAAAAGGTGAGTATGTTGTCTGGAGGAGAGAAAACAAGACTAGCGATGGTAAAATTATTACTGGAACCTGTAAACTTGTTGATTCTGGATGAGCCTACCAACCATTTGGATTTAAAATCCAAGGATGTCTTAAAAGAAGCTTTGCAAGATTTTGATGGTACTTTGATCCTCGTTTCCCACGATAGGGATTTCTTGCAAGGACTTGCTAAAAAGGTGTTTGAATTTAAAGATCAACGTGTGATTGAGCATTTTGAAACGGTTGATGCGTTTTTGGAACGTAATAGGGTTGAAAGTATTAGGGCTCTTGATTTGTAG
- the rpsI gene encoding 30S ribosomal protein S9: MEVIHKIGRRKTAVARVYLAEGKGKITINKKDIEAYFPTATLQYKVNQPLAMTNNDGNFDITVNVFGGGITGQAEAIRLGLSRAMCELDPENRLILKPEGLLTRDPRMVERKKFGQKKARKKFQFSKR; encoded by the coding sequence ATGGAAGTAATTCACAAAATCGGTCGTAGAAAGACGGCTGTTGCACGTGTGTACCTTGCTGAAGGAAAAGGCAAGATCACGATTAACAAAAAAGACATAGAGGCTTATTTTCCTACTGCGACATTGCAGTACAAAGTAAACCAACCTTTAGCTATGACTAACAACGATGGCAACTTTGATATTACAGTAAACGTTTTTGGTGGAGGCATAACAGGCCAAGCAGAAGCGATTCGTTTAGGATTATCTCGCGCAATGTGTGAGCTTGATCCAGAAAACAGACTAATATTAAAGCCAGAAGGATTATTAACTAGAGATCCACGTATGGTTGAGCGTAAAAAGTTCGGTCAAAAGAAAGCAAGGAAGAAATTCCAGTTCTCGAAACGTTAA
- a CDS encoding YgiQ family radical SAM protein, translating into MQEELRLSSWLPTTNKEVKIRGWQELDVILFSGDAYVDHPTFGPAVIGRLLESFGLKVAIVPQPSVTDNLQDFEKLGKPRLFFGVTGGCMDPMVSNYNANKKRRDKDAYTPNGDIGFRPDYASSVYSNILKEKWPDTPVLIGGIEGSLRRVTHYDYWSDQLMPTILETSKADMLVYGMGEQPLREIIRLLEKGVPFSSLNTINQTAVLLKEGEDIPKNSNWEDVEIASHETCLKDKKQYASNFKVIEQESNKLAARRIFQKVGDKTLMINPPYPTMTEAEIDASFDLPYTRLPHPKYNKRGPIPAYEMIKTSINIHRGCFGGCSFCTISAHQGKFIASRSKESILREVDIVANMPDFKGYLSDIGGPSANMYQMKGKVQSICDKCVAPSCISPVICSNLDTSHKPLTELYQAVDSHPKIKKSFIGSGIRHDMLVPEFNKNADPKELDDYTEEVMTKHVSGRLKVAPEHTSDPVLKLMRKPSFSYFHKFKERFDKINIKNKLNLQLIPYFISNHPACEVEDMANLAAETKDMGFQLEQVQGFTPTPMTVATVIYYSGYHPYTLKKVDTPKTRKEKDEQHRFFFWYKDENKAWIKKTLNKLGRHDLLKVLLPEKEEKWRKNKPSGDAKNTFDDAVPFNQRKNKVKYKERKKKRRR; encoded by the coding sequence ATGCAAGAAGAATTAAGACTTTCGAGTTGGTTACCTACCACAAACAAAGAGGTTAAAATACGCGGTTGGCAAGAATTGGACGTCATACTATTTAGCGGAGACGCTTATGTGGATCATCCAACCTTTGGGCCTGCGGTTATTGGTCGTTTGTTAGAAAGTTTTGGTTTAAAAGTCGCTATCGTACCACAACCTAGTGTGACCGATAATCTTCAGGATTTTGAAAAACTAGGAAAGCCAAGATTGTTTTTTGGCGTGACTGGTGGTTGCATGGACCCGATGGTGAGCAATTACAATGCGAATAAAAAGCGTCGTGATAAAGATGCGTACACACCAAATGGAGATATTGGATTTCGACCAGATTATGCATCTTCGGTGTATAGTAATATTTTAAAAGAAAAATGGCCAGATACACCTGTGTTGATTGGTGGGATTGAAGGTTCTTTGAGACGTGTCACACATTATGATTATTGGAGTGACCAGCTCATGCCAACCATTTTGGAAACGTCCAAAGCAGACATGTTGGTCTACGGAATGGGTGAACAACCCTTACGTGAAATCATTCGATTGTTAGAAAAAGGGGTTCCGTTTAGTAGTTTAAATACCATTAATCAAACTGCGGTATTGTTGAAGGAAGGTGAGGATATCCCAAAGAACAGTAATTGGGAAGATGTAGAAATCGCATCCCACGAAACCTGTTTAAAAGACAAAAAGCAATACGCCTCTAATTTTAAGGTGATTGAGCAAGAGTCCAATAAACTGGCTGCGCGACGTATTTTTCAGAAAGTAGGAGATAAGACCTTGATGATCAATCCGCCTTATCCAACCATGACAGAAGCTGAGATTGATGCGTCTTTCGATTTGCCTTACACACGATTACCGCATCCAAAATATAATAAGCGAGGACCAATTCCTGCTTATGAAATGATCAAGACCTCTATAAACATCCATAGAGGCTGTTTTGGTGGTTGTAGCTTTTGTACGATTTCTGCACATCAAGGAAAATTTATTGCGTCACGTAGTAAAGAATCGATTTTGAGAGAAGTCGATATCGTTGCGAATATGCCAGATTTTAAAGGTTATTTGAGTGATATTGGTGGGCCAAGTGCCAACATGTACCAAATGAAAGGCAAAGTGCAATCTATTTGCGACAAGTGTGTCGCACCTAGTTGTATTTCGCCAGTGATTTGTAGTAATCTGGATACCTCTCACAAACCGCTTACCGAATTATACCAAGCGGTGGACAGTCACCCAAAAATAAAAAAATCGTTTATAGGTTCTGGAATTAGACATGATATGTTGGTGCCAGAATTCAATAAAAATGCAGACCCAAAAGAATTAGATGATTATACGGAAGAGGTGATGACCAAGCATGTTTCCGGACGATTAAAAGTCGCGCCAGAGCACACGAGTGATCCTGTATTAAAATTAATGCGGAAACCGTCGTTCTCCTATTTTCATAAGTTTAAGGAGCGCTTTGATAAGATCAACATTAAGAACAAACTGAACTTACAGTTAATCCCTTATTTTATTTCGAATCATCCCGCTTGCGAAGTTGAGGATATGGCAAATCTTGCTGCCGAAACCAAGGATATGGGTTTTCAGTTGGAACAAGTACAAGGGTTTACACCAACACCAATGACGGTTGCTACGGTGATTTACTACAGTGGTTACCACCCGTACACGCTTAAAAAAGTAGATACACCAAAAACCAGAAAGGAAAAAGATGAACAACACCGTTTCTTCTTTTGGTATAAGGATGAAAACAAAGCGTGGATTAAAAAGACCTTAAATAAACTTGGTCGCCATGATTTACTAAAAGTGCTCCTTCCCGAAAAAGAGGAAAAATGGCGCAAGAACAAACCTAGTGGAGACGCTAAAAACACGTTTGATGATGCGGTGCCTTTTAACCAGCGGAAGAATAAGGTTAAGTATAAGGAGAGGAAGAAAAAGAGGAGGAGATAG
- the rplM gene encoding 50S ribosomal protein L13: protein MDTLSYKTISANKATVNKEWVLVDAADQTLGRLASKVAILLRGKHKPNFTPHVDCGDNVIVINAEKINLTGNKWNDKTYIRHTGYPGGQRSLTATEMFGKDPARIVEKSVKGMLPKNKLGADLFRNLNVVVGSTHSHEAQKPKTIDLTKVN from the coding sequence GTGGACACATTAAGCTACAAAACGATTTCAGCAAACAAGGCTACTGTTAATAAAGAGTGGGTTTTAGTTGACGCTGCAGATCAAACGCTAGGTCGTTTAGCTTCTAAAGTAGCAATACTTTTAAGAGGCAAACACAAGCCTAACTTCACACCGCATGTTGACTGTGGAGATAACGTAATTGTTATCAATGCAGAAAAAATCAACTTAACAGGTAACAAGTGGAATGACAAAACATACATTCGTCACACAGGTTATCCAGGTGGTCAAAGAAGTTTAACTGCGACTGAAATGTTTGGAAAAGATCCAGCAAGAATCGTAGAAAAATCAGTAAAAGGAATGCTCCCTAAAAACAAATTAGGTGCAGATTTATTCCGTAATTTAAATGTCGTTGTTGGTTCAACGCACTCTCACGAGGCTCAAAAACCAAAAACAATAGACTTAACAAAAGTTAACTAA